A region of Pleionea litopenaei DNA encodes the following proteins:
- a CDS encoding RnfH family protein: protein MIVEVIYATPDEQEILMVDLPDAATVESAIVASGVLKKYPEIDLQTAKVGIFSKATTLDQPLRENDRVEIYRPLIADPKEVRRKKAEQKAKKT from the coding sequence ATGATCGTTGAAGTCATCTACGCCACTCCAGACGAGCAAGAAATTTTAATGGTAGATTTACCCGACGCTGCGACGGTTGAGTCAGCAATCGTCGCGTCCGGAGTCTTAAAAAAGTATCCTGAAATTGACTTACAGACCGCCAAAGTCGGTATCTTTTCAAAGGCTACAACCCTCGATCAGCCTCTACGAGAAAATGATAGAGTCGAAATTTACCGACCATTAATCGCCGACCCGAAAGAAGTCAGACGAAAAAAAGCCGAACAGAAAGCCAAAAAGACTTAA
- a CDS encoding type II toxin-antitoxin system RatA family toxin has protein sequence MPSINKTSLVSVPTETMYQVVNTVSAYPEFVEGCSGSKVLEESETRMVAQIAVEKAGFSQTFTTENELVPNQSIHLNLVDGPFKFLRGEWRFEALNDDACKVIFNLEFEFKSKLMGMAFNGAFKQVAESMMQSFINRAKQLSEQG, from the coding sequence ATGCCCTCTATTAACAAAACGTCCTTAGTTTCAGTACCGACAGAGACAATGTATCAGGTTGTAAACACCGTCTCAGCTTATCCTGAGTTTGTCGAAGGCTGCTCTGGCTCAAAGGTTTTAGAGGAATCAGAGACTAGAATGGTAGCTCAAATAGCGGTTGAAAAAGCGGGCTTTAGTCAAACTTTCACAACAGAAAATGAACTTGTGCCTAATCAAAGCATTCACCTGAACTTGGTTGATGGGCCTTTCAAGTTTTTACGTGGAGAGTGGCGTTTTGAAGCGCTAAACGACGATGCATGTAAAGTGATATTTAATCTGGAGTTTGAGTTTAAAAGTAAGTTGATGGGTATGGCCTTTAATGGTGCATTTAAGCAAGTCGCTGAATCAATGATGCAATCGTTTATTAATCGAGCAAAACAACTGAGTGAGCAGGGTTAG
- the smpB gene encoding SsrA-binding protein SmpB, with product MAKKKKTPDNVIVQNKKARHDYFIEDTFEAGLVLEGWEVKSLRASKVNLSDSYIFLKDGEAWLLGCHISPLQTVSSHITPNPTRYRKLLLHNRELAKLFGAHQRQGYTIAALKLYWVKNRVKLEIGLAKGKKLHDKRATEKEREWNRAKQRVLKNA from the coding sequence ATGGCAAAGAAAAAGAAAACGCCCGACAACGTTATAGTACAAAATAAGAAAGCTCGTCACGACTACTTCATTGAAGATACCTTTGAAGCGGGGCTGGTATTAGAGGGCTGGGAGGTTAAAAGTTTGCGAGCAAGCAAAGTTAATCTCAGTGACAGCTATATTTTTTTAAAAGATGGCGAAGCTTGGCTTCTCGGCTGTCATATTAGTCCTTTGCAAACCGTATCAAGCCATATTACGCCCAACCCAACCCGTTATCGAAAACTATTGCTTCACAACCGAGAGCTTGCCAAATTATTTGGAGCCCATCAACGACAAGGGTATACCATTGCAGCACTAAAGCTCTATTGGGTAAAAAATCGAGTCAAACTTGAAATCGGTTTAGCTAAAGGTAAGAAGCTCCACGATAAACGAGCGACTGAAAAAGAACGTGAATGGAATCGAGCAAAACAAAGAGTTTTAAAGAATGCGTAA
- a CDS encoding LysM peptidoglycan-binding domain-containing protein → MRKLTLLTLAVTVFLSGCQSLINQQPPAPVSSAGTSEQALKQVNSAIRLLEQGRENDAEQLLMNVLQDHPNHATAKLLIAQIKVPPAKRYGNDAFTYTVKRGDTFGLLAKRYLGHSLEFYGLAKYNKITKPENLRVGQKLRIPKLKKQLASGDTSFKEIASLSQSNPLKALEDLVNTPMTSANRAAYRDTLNQVLSNLKSNANDTNTEGYVEYLDRLLESNRVTDATSIRRIKNSFQSLKYQHSMHQARNAYYTSNDRQKAYQYIAMATKLPSNVQSDNDTAFISSVSEDLHGEAFVQFRQQNLKKAITIWEQVLEINPTHEAALTYKARAEKLLEQLNNIK, encoded by the coding sequence ATGCGTAAACTGACACTACTAACACTGGCTGTTACAGTCTTCTTATCAGGATGCCAGTCACTGATCAATCAGCAGCCGCCAGCACCTGTTAGCTCCGCTGGCACCAGTGAACAAGCATTGAAACAAGTTAATTCGGCCATTAGATTACTCGAGCAAGGTCGCGAGAATGATGCTGAGCAGCTTTTAATGAATGTTCTGCAAGACCACCCAAATCATGCAACCGCAAAATTACTGATTGCTCAAATTAAAGTGCCGCCTGCCAAGCGCTATGGCAACGATGCATTTACTTATACCGTAAAAAGAGGCGATACATTCGGCCTGCTCGCTAAACGCTATTTAGGGCACTCCTTAGAGTTTTACGGATTAGCGAAGTACAATAAAATCACCAAGCCAGAAAATTTAAGAGTTGGTCAAAAGCTGCGTATTCCTAAACTGAAAAAGCAACTGGCTTCAGGCGATACAAGCTTCAAAGAAATTGCCTCATTGAGTCAATCAAATCCGCTAAAAGCTTTAGAAGATTTGGTTAATACACCGATGACGTCAGCAAACCGAGCGGCGTATCGTGACACCTTAAATCAAGTGTTAAGCAACTTAAAAAGTAACGCGAATGATACCAATACAGAAGGGTACGTAGAGTACCTAGATCGGCTTTTAGAGTCTAACCGAGTGACCGATGCAACCTCGATACGCCGCATTAAGAACAGCTTCCAAAGCCTTAAGTATCAACACTCAATGCATCAAGCAAGAAATGCCTATTACACAAGTAACGACCGACAGAAAGCCTATCAATATATTGCCATGGCAACTAAGTTACCCAGCAATGTGCAAAGTGACAATGATACTGCGTTCATTTCAAGCGTTAGCGAAGACCTGCATGGAGAGGCCTTTGTGCAGTTTCGCCAACAGAACCTCAAAAAGGCGATCACTATTTGGGAACAGGTTTTAGAAATAAACCCGACTCATGAAGCAGCACTAACTTACAAAGCGCGAGCAGAAAAGTTACTTGAACAATTAAATAATATTAAATAG
- a CDS encoding DUF1338 domain-containing protein, whose translation MHKLLQDLWDDYLTLTPDAKRIHDLFAKNGETIVNDHIALRTFNKGALSLEAIKDYLAQFNYEAVDEYHFEEKKLRAYHFEIKSDLDAPKIFVSELLLEQMPKEVIDICEDLIAEADKVIAKDGISLPMLPWRTISSNEYETLLKHSEYAAWLATFGLRANHFTVSVNHLTHLSTLEDVNQFVKSHDFSLNQSGGEVKGSEEVSLKQSSTMANFVNWKFSDQPLKIRSCFYEFAERFNIPGTNQQYRGFVAASADKIFESTNVAA comes from the coding sequence ATGCACAAGCTGTTACAAGACTTATGGGATGATTATTTAACGTTAACGCCAGATGCGAAAAGAATACATGATCTTTTTGCCAAAAACGGTGAAACCATAGTAAATGATCACATTGCTTTGAGAACGTTTAATAAAGGCGCTCTGTCTTTAGAAGCAATAAAGGATTATTTGGCTCAGTTCAATTATGAAGCCGTTGATGAGTACCATTTCGAAGAAAAGAAATTGAGAGCTTATCATTTCGAAATTAAAAGTGATCTAGATGCTCCTAAAATATTTGTTAGTGAATTATTACTCGAGCAAATGCCTAAAGAAGTGATCGACATCTGTGAAGATTTGATCGCGGAAGCCGATAAAGTGATCGCAAAGGATGGTATCTCTTTACCAATGTTACCTTGGCGAACCATCTCTTCAAATGAGTATGAGACCTTATTAAAACATAGTGAATATGCGGCATGGCTTGCAACCTTTGGGTTAAGAGCAAACCACTTTACGGTTTCTGTTAACCATTTAACTCACTTGAGTACGCTTGAAGACGTTAATCAATTTGTTAAGTCGCATGACTTTTCATTGAACCAAAGCGGTGGTGAAGTAAAGGGCTCAGAAGAGGTATCGTTGAAACAGAGTTCAACAATGGCTAACTTTGTAAACTGGAAGTTTTCCGATCAGCCGCTAAAAATTCGTAGCTGTTTTTATGAGTTTGCTGAGCGATTTAATATTCCCGGTACGAATCAACAATACCGAGGATTCGTCGCAGCTTCGGCAGACAAGATATTCGAGTCGACTAACGTGGCAGCTTAG
- the rplQ gene encoding 50S ribosomal protein L17, giving the protein MRHRKSGRQLNRNSSHRQAMFRNMSVSLFKHQVIKTTLPKAKELRRVAEPLITLAKTDSVANRRLAFSRTRSKEAVGILFEELGPRYQDRPGGYLRIIKAGFRTGDNAPMAIVELVDRPEIEEEDIVEEVEETEE; this is encoded by the coding sequence ATGCGTCATCGCAAAAGTGGACGTCAGTTGAACCGTAACAGTTCACATCGTCAAGCCATGTTCCGTAACATGTCTGTTTCTTTGTTCAAGCATCAAGTGATTAAAACGACTTTGCCAAAAGCAAAAGAGTTACGTCGAGTTGCTGAGCCGTTAATTACTTTAGCGAAAACAGATTCTGTAGCTAATCGTCGTTTAGCTTTCTCTAGAACTCGTTCTAAAGAAGCGGTTGGTATTTTATTCGAAGAATTAGGTCCTCGTTATCAAGATCGTCCTGGTGGTTACTTACGTATCATCAAAGCAGGTTTCCGTACTGGTGACAATGCTCCAATGGCGATTGTTGAATTAGTAGACCGTCCAGAAATCGAAGAAGAAGATATTGTAGAAGAAGTTGAAGAAACTGAAGAGTAA
- a CDS encoding DNA-directed RNA polymerase subunit alpha: MGNVNEFLTPRQIKVEQINDNRAKVVLEPFERGFGHTLGNSLRRILLSSMPGAAVVEVEIDGVLHEYTTIEGVQEDVIEILLNLKGLAVSLEDKDEAILTLQKSGEGDVTAADIAGLSGVEIINPEHKIATLTKNGSIAMNIKVAKGRGYESAANRHSAEEDAPIGRLQVDASFSPVRRVSYVVEAARVEQRTNLDKLVLEIETNGTIDPEEAIRRSATILQEQLAAFVDLKDEKESEPESREPEIDPILLRPVDDLELTVRSANCLKTENIHYIGDLIQRTEVELLKTPNLGKKSLTEIKDVLASRGLSLGMRLENWPPASLLDDK; the protein is encoded by the coding sequence ATGGGTAATGTCAACGAATTTTTGACACCACGACAAATAAAAGTTGAGCAGATTAATGACAATCGCGCGAAAGTGGTTTTAGAACCATTTGAGCGCGGTTTTGGTCATACTTTGGGCAACTCTTTGCGTCGTATTTTGCTTTCGTCAATGCCAGGCGCAGCAGTAGTAGAAGTAGAGATCGACGGCGTGCTTCACGAATACACCACCATTGAGGGTGTGCAAGAAGACGTCATCGAAATCCTGTTAAACCTAAAAGGCTTAGCAGTGAGTTTGGAAGACAAAGACGAAGCTATTTTGACTTTGCAAAAAAGTGGTGAAGGAGACGTCACCGCTGCAGATATTGCAGGGTTATCAGGTGTTGAAATCATCAATCCTGAACACAAAATTGCAACATTGACCAAAAACGGTTCGATCGCTATGAATATTAAAGTAGCGAAAGGACGCGGATATGAGTCAGCTGCAAACCGTCACAGTGCTGAAGAAGATGCGCCAATTGGTCGTTTACAAGTTGACGCTTCATTCAGTCCAGTAAGACGAGTTTCTTACGTTGTAGAAGCAGCTCGTGTTGAGCAGCGAACTAACCTTGATAAGTTAGTACTTGAAATCGAAACTAATGGAACGATTGATCCAGAAGAAGCGATTCGTCGAAGTGCAACTATTCTTCAAGAGCAATTAGCTGCTTTCGTAGATTTAAAAGATGAGAAAGAGTCTGAGCCAGAAAGTCGAGAGCCAGAAATCGATCCTATCTTGTTGCGTCCAGTTGACGATTTAGAGTTAACTGTTCGTTCAGCGAACTGTTTGAAGACAGAAAATATTCATTACATTGGAGACTTAATCCAGCGTACTGAAGTTGAATTGCTTAAAACCCCGAACTTAGGTAAGAAGTCATTAACTGAGATTAAAGACGTTCTTGCTTCTCGTGGTTTATCACTAGGCATGCGTTTAGAAAACTGGCCTCCAGCGAGTTTACTAGACGACAAATAA
- the rpsD gene encoding 30S ribosomal protein S4 yields MARYRGPKLKLARREGTDLMLKSGVRAIESKCKIDQTPGQHGAKRPRLSDYGVQLREKQKVRRIYGVLEKQFRNYYKQAARLKGATGENLLQLLESRLDNVVYRMGFGATRAEARQLVSHKSLMVNGVVVNIPSYQVKPEDVITIREKSKGQARIKAALELAAQRDKPTWVEVDETKMEGTFKSVPERSDLPSEINENLIVELYSK; encoded by the coding sequence ATGGCTAGATATCGTGGTCCTAAGTTAAAACTTGCACGTCGTGAAGGCACAGATTTGATGCTGAAAAGCGGCGTTCGAGCAATTGAAAGCAAATGTAAGATCGACCAAACACCTGGACAACATGGAGCTAAGCGCCCACGTTTGTCTGATTACGGTGTGCAGTTACGTGAAAAACAAAAAGTACGTCGTATTTACGGTGTGTTAGAAAAGCAATTCCGTAACTACTACAAGCAAGCGGCACGTCTGAAAGGCGCTACTGGCGAAAACTTGTTGCAACTATTAGAATCTCGTCTTGATAACGTAGTTTATCGCATGGGATTTGGGGCAACTCGCGCTGAAGCACGTCAATTAGTCAGCCACAAATCGTTGATGGTTAATGGAGTGGTAGTAAACATTCCGTCTTACCAAGTTAAACCTGAAGACGTAATCACTATTCGTGAGAAGTCTAAAGGGCAGGCTCGAATTAAAGCTGCTTTAGAATTAGCTGCTCAAAGAGACAAGCCTACCTGGGTTGAAGTTGATGAGACGAAAATGGAAGGCACATTTAAAAGCGTTCCTGAGCGCAGTGACTTACCTTCAGAAATCAACGAAAATCTGATTGTGGAGCTGTACTCCAAGTAA
- the rpsK gene encoding 30S ribosomal protein S11, translating to MAKTPTKARKKVKKHVVDGMAHIHASFNNTIVTVTDRQGNALAWATAGGSGFRGSRKSTPFAAQVAADRVATMIKEMGMKNLEVFVKGPGPGRESAVRAFGAAGFKITNITDVTPIPHNGCRPPKKRRV from the coding sequence ATGGCTAAGACACCTACTAAGGCCCGTAAAAAGGTCAAAAAGCATGTAGTTGATGGCATGGCTCATATCCATGCCTCATTTAATAACACCATTGTAACTGTCACCGATCGTCAAGGTAATGCTCTAGCTTGGGCAACTGCAGGCGGTTCTGGTTTCCGTGGTTCTCGTAAATCTACACCCTTTGCTGCGCAAGTAGCCGCTGACCGAGTCGCGACTATGATCAAAGAAATGGGAATGAAAAATCTTGAAGTATTCGTGAAAGGTCCTGGACCAGGTCGCGAATCAGCAGTTCGTGCCTTTGGCGCAGCTGGTTTCAAGATTACTAACATCACTGATGTTACCCCAATTCCGCACAATGGTTGTCGTCCGCCTAAAAAGCGACGCGTGTAA
- the rpsM gene encoding 30S ribosomal protein S13, translating into MARIAGINIPVHKHAEVALTAIYGVGRPRALKICEAAGIEPSVKIKDLDEAQIETLRSEVAKFTVEGDLRREVSMNIKRLMDLGCFRGIRHRRGLPVRGQRTKTNARTRKGPRKPIKN; encoded by the coding sequence ATGGCCCGTATAGCTGGCATTAACATTCCTGTACATAAGCATGCTGAAGTTGCCTTAACGGCAATTTACGGTGTCGGCCGCCCACGCGCTTTGAAAATTTGTGAAGCCGCGGGAATCGAGCCTAGTGTTAAAATTAAAGATCTTGACGAAGCCCAAATTGAAACTTTGCGTTCAGAAGTGGCCAAGTTCACTGTAGAAGGTGACTTACGTCGAGAAGTGAGTATGAACATTAAACGTTTGATGGACCTTGGTTGTTTCCGTGGTATTCGTCATCGTCGTGGTCTTCCAGTGCGTGGTCAACGTACTAAGACTAATGCGCGTACTCGTAAAGGCCCTCGTAAGCCTATTAAAAACTAA
- the rpmJ gene encoding 50S ribosomal protein L36 → MKVRASVKKICRNCKVIRRHGSVRVICEDPRHKQRQG, encoded by the coding sequence ATGAAAGTTCGTGCTTCGGTAAAAAAGATTTGCCGTAACTGCAAAGTAATCCGTCGTCATGGTAGTGTTCGGGTTATTTGTGAAGACCCACGACACAAGCAGCGTCAGGGTTAA
- the secY gene encoding preprotein translocase subunit SecY, with product MAKGPALSSNSGMSELKQRLLFLLGALIVFRIGSFVPVPGIDSSVLQQMLEQQSGNLLAMFNMFSGGALERASVFALGIMPYISASIIIQIMGFVDDRMKQLKKEGEAGRRKLNQYTRYLTLALATVQAIGISMNLPNMLPGIVANPGFAFYFGAVVSLVTGTMFLMWLGEQITERGIGNGISMLIFAGIVAGLPSAIGTTFDQAYKGEIHTLALMGIAALIIIVTFFVVWVERGQRRIVVNYAKRQQGRKVFAAQSSHLPLKVNMAGVIPAIFATAIIMFPGSILQWIGQGNESLGWLRDISAQLQPGNPLYILLYAVGIIFFCFFYTALTMNPRETADNLKKSGAFIPGIRPGEQTSKYIDKVMTRLTLAGALYVTIVCLLPEFLILFTQVPFYFGGTSLLIIVVVVMDFMAQVQSHLMSRNYESVLKKANFKNYGAAGQIR from the coding sequence CCGAGCTAAAACAGCGTTTGCTGTTTTTGCTCGGCGCTCTTATTGTGTTTCGTATTGGTTCTTTCGTACCGGTTCCTGGCATTGACTCAAGTGTTTTGCAGCAAATGCTAGAACAACAATCAGGTAACTTATTGGCAATGTTCAATATGTTTTCTGGTGGTGCATTAGAAAGAGCCAGTGTTTTTGCGTTAGGGATTATGCCCTACATCTCTGCCTCGATTATTATACAAATCATGGGCTTTGTAGATGACCGCATGAAACAGCTCAAGAAAGAAGGCGAAGCTGGACGTCGTAAGCTTAATCAATACACTCGTTATCTAACATTAGCCTTAGCGACAGTGCAAGCAATTGGTATTTCTATGAACTTACCAAATATGCTGCCTGGCATCGTGGCTAACCCTGGTTTCGCATTCTATTTTGGTGCGGTCGTTTCTTTGGTTACTGGCACCATGTTCTTGATGTGGTTAGGTGAGCAAATAACCGAACGAGGTATTGGTAACGGTATTTCAATGTTGATTTTCGCAGGCATCGTCGCCGGTCTTCCAAGTGCTATCGGAACGACTTTCGACCAAGCTTACAAAGGTGAAATCCATACCTTAGCGTTAATGGGTATCGCTGCGTTAATTATCATTGTTACGTTCTTTGTTGTGTGGGTTGAGCGTGGTCAACGTCGTATCGTTGTTAACTATGCGAAACGTCAACAAGGACGAAAAGTATTTGCTGCGCAAAGTAGCCATTTGCCATTAAAGGTGAACATGGCAGGCGTTATTCCAGCTATCTTTGCAACAGCAATCATCATGTTCCCAGGCTCTATCTTGCAATGGATCGGCCAGGGAAATGAAAGCTTGGGTTGGTTGCGTGACATCTCTGCTCAATTGCAACCAGGTAATCCCTTGTACATTCTACTCTACGCGGTAGGCATTATATTCTTCTGCTTCTTCTACACTGCTTTGACCATGAACCCTCGTGAGACAGCAGATAATCTGAAGAAGTCTGGAGCGTTTATTCCTGGAATTCGTCCTGGTGAGCAAACCTCCAAATACATTGACAAGGTTATGACGCGGCTTACTTTGGCGGGTGCACTTTATGTAACTATCGTGTGCTTGTTACCAGAGTTTCTAATCTTGTTTACTCAGGTGCCTTTCTACTTCGGTGGTACCTCATTGCTGATTATCGTTGTTGTTGTTATGGACTTTATGGCGCAAGTACAAAGCCATTTGATGTCTAGAAACTACGAGTCAGTTTTGAAAAAGGCGAATTTTAAGAATTATGGCGCTGCCGGTCAGATTCGGTAA